The Cydia pomonella isolate Wapato2018A chromosome 20, ilCydPomo1, whole genome shotgun sequence genome contains a region encoding:
- the LOC133529254 gene encoding 3-oxoacyl-[acyl-carrier-protein] reductase FabG-like, whose amino-acid sequence MSFTEKVVIVTGASSGIGAVTALMFAKEGADVALVARTQAKLAAVAKSIEALGRKPLIIQADLSKEADTAIVIPKTIKYFGKLDVLVNSAGMASQGCLLDGKALQAYDDVMKTNVRAVIQLTSLAAPYLIQTKGNVVNISSVAEMRPSKVTTLMFYAVSKAALGHFTRCAALELAPSGVRVNSVNPGPVENEFITNNKLGNADDLKERLASYTALGYIAKDDEIGRVILFLASDKARSITGSTYVIDNGCLLK is encoded by the coding sequence ATGAGCTTTACTGAGAAAGTGGTGATAGTGACGGGAGCAAGCTCGGGCATCGGCGCGGTGACGGCGTTGATGTTCGCTAAGGAGGGCGCCGACGTGGCGCTCGTGGCGCGCACGCAGGCTAAGCTCGCCGCCGTTGCCAAAAGCATCGAGGCGCTCGGCAGGAAACCACTCATCATACAAGCCGACCTCTCCAAGGAGGCTGACACCGCCATCGTCATCCCTAAAACGATAAAATATTTCGGAAAACTGGATGTGCTCGTCAACAGCGCCGGAATGGCTTCACAGGGATGCTTACTGGATGGCAAGGCGTTACAAGCATACGACGATGTGATGAAGACCAACGTAAGAGCTGTGATCCAACTGACCAGCCTCGCAGCGCCTTATCTGATCCAGACTAAGGGTAATGTGGTTAATATATCCAGTGTAGCAGAAATGAGACCCAGCAAGGTGACTACGCTTATGTTCTATGCCGTGTCAAAGGCGGCATTAGGGCACTTCACGCGTTGCGCTGCCTTAGAACTAGCACCTTCAGGCGTCAGGGTAAATTCTGTGAACCCCGGGCCGGTGGAGAATGAATTTATAACCAACAACAAGCTCGGCAACGCCGATGACTTAAAGGAAAGGCTGGCAAGCTATACTGCATTAGGATACATAGCTAAAGACGATGAAATTGGACGCGTGATTTTGTTCTTGGCGAGTGATAAGGCGAGGAGCATTACTGGCTCAACCTATGTGATTGATAATGGATGCCTTTTAAAATGA